The Acidobacteriota bacterium genome contains the following window.
TGTCCTTCGATTCGCGTGACCGGATCTACAACTATTCTCGTCATGATGCGTCACCTCCATTTTTCGGCTCTTGGGTTGCTGCCGGGGCATCGGGCTTGTTCGGACTAACCGATTCCTCCATGTTCTCCTGACGAACCTTTCGTTTTCGGATCGATGATGTGATGCCGTGCAGGGCGACAGCTCCTACAGCAGCAACCGCTGCCGTGGCACCGATCGTGTCGGCCGTAGATTCGATCCCAAAGCCGGGGAATTTGCTCAGATGTTGGTAGAATGGTCCGTTATCCCAGAAATCCTTTTCGCTGCATCCGATGCATCCGTGGCCTGACTGTATTGGATAGCTGAGATTGCCATTCCATTTGGTTACCGAACATGCGTTGTATGTAACGGGTCCGCGGCAGCCCATTTTGTAAAGGCAATATCCTTTGCGCGCGGCGTCGTCATCCCATGATTCGACGAATAATCCGGCGTCGTAATGCGGCCGGCGATAACACGTATCGTGAACACGTCGTGAGTAAAACTCCTTCGGTCGGCCCTGCGAATCTAGCTCCGGAATCTTTCCAAACAGCAGCACATGAGTAACTACACCCGTCATTACTTCGGCGATCGGCGGGCAGCCCGGGACGTTGATGACTGGTTTATTGATCAATTTGTGGATCGGTGTAGCAGTGGTCGGGTTGGGTTTCGCCGCCTGAATGCAGCCGTGAGAAGCACAGCTTCCCCATGCTATGACGGCTGCGGCCCCTTCCGCTGCTTCTTTAAGAATGTCGAGGGCTGATCGACC
Protein-coding sequences here:
- a CDS encoding hydrogenase small subunit — translated: MDKNVPSVWRAMKAKGYSRREFMYFCGVAVASAGINASAFGQVVDAFEKKARPPVVWLHFQECTCCSESFIRSSHPIVADVIFDTLSLDYTETLMAASGFQAEKARDDTMKNNKGKYILLVEGSVPMGADGAYCTIGGRSALDILKEAAEGAAAVIAWGSCASHGCIQAAKPNPTTATPIHKLINKPVINVPGCPPIAEVMTGVVTHVLLFGKIPELDSQGRPKEFYSRRVHDTCYRRPHYDAGLFVESWDDDAARKGYCLYKMGCRGPVTYNACSVTKWNGNLSYPIQSGHGCIGCSEKDFWDNGPFYQHLSKFPGFGIESTADTIGATAAVAAVGAVALHGITSSIRKRKVRQENMEESVSPNKPDAPAATQEPKNGGDAS